In Alcaligenes faecalis, the sequence CCCGTTGAGGTTGGGGACACCGTTCACAAGAAGGCGGGAAATGGGAGAGTTGGTTGGGTGGTGCAGGATATTTCCTGCTATGAAGACGGGACCATGAACATAGGCACCGAACACGATCATTTACTTATTCTGACCGTCGAATCTGAGGTTTCGCGGAATAAGATGAATTCCCCTACTTACAACATCAACACTTTAAATGGGCATACCGTTCAGCTTGGACAAGAAAACAGTATCGTGATGAATATTACGGTAGAGGATCTTGTCAGGAAGGTGGCTGAATCAAGTGACGAGGAGTCTAAGTCCAGGTTGGGCTCCTTTTTGGAAAGCTCGGCAGCCAAAGCGATTCTCGGTGTGGGGATTCCGGTGCTAGCAGGCCTCCTAAAGGGCTAGAAGGGCAGCCATGCCATAGGAATCTTGCCGGTGCGCTTATTTGGCCGCCCATTTGGTTTCGGCCCGCGCACCATTACGCGCAGCCCATCATGGCCAACCGTCCTGCGGGCTACTGCAATCCAGTCATGACAAAACTGGGGAGCATCAAACTCAGGTGACACCTGGCGGTGTTTGGCTGATTCAAAGATTTTTGCTGCACGATCTGCGTACCACTGTCGTAGATCCTCTGCGGTCATCTTCTCCAGCTCCTTCTTGGGGGGGGGCTTTGCGAGCCGCCAGTTCCCTAGCCAGTGATTCCGTCATACCAAATACACAGAAAGCGGACATGCCGATCTCCTATAGTGGGGGCGGTGTTACATCACACGCCCAAGACAATCACACAGATAAGTGCGCAGCAGCTTCAGGGCCTCGTCCTCCTGGCCCAGCGACAGCGCCTGAAACATTGCTTGTAGAGCGGGGGCATGATCGACGCCTTCTACGCCTCGACTCTCCAGCTCTGAAATCAAATCACTTGTATCGATGTCGCTAAGCTCGACATCTACATCAATATCGACGGTCGTAGATACCGTGATGCTCGACATAAAAATCTCCTCGCATGGAAAACCGCCCTGAGTAGGACGGTTCCAGATGCGGCCCCACCAAAGGGGCCATGAGTGCTGGGATTCCAACCAGCGTGACCGTTTCCGTTTTTGGCCGTCTACGCCTCACCCTTTTTCTCCGTGGACCGTGCTTTGACGGACTGGAGACGGCAGGGATACCGCGCAGAGCCACAACCATGCTTGTGGGTGCTATTGAGCCGGACGAACACGCCCACATAGGCGGGGTGAGCAACATCGGCAGGTGGGTTGTTAAAGATCAATCGCTTTCAGTAGGGCGCGATGCCTCTGTACTGGCATGTCCGTCAATCAAGCTTGATCGAATTATCGGTAAGCCGATATTAAATGTCAATCGGAATACCGATATTGAGCGGGATTTATTTTGTTGATTGTTGCTTTAGGGGGTTATTTTGGGCTGGCGGCAGATGCCATTAACCTTGCGCGTAAGTCGTTGAGCTGTGCCACAGTGCCGGACGACAAGACCCCGAGGGGAGCAAGGTTGACTGCTTCAGAAAGCGCTTCAATATCTGCTGTGGTGCCGGCATCCAGCGCCGAGACTTCTGCACTATTGTTCATATCGCTATTGTTTTCTCATTCTCTTGGATCTGACAATTGCGCTCCGTCGGGCTCGATTGATCGGGCGCACCATTAGGCGGGGAGGATGTGGGAAAATATACTGTATATGTGTACAGTAGTTTAGGTCAAGCAAATCCGTTGCAGAAGAACTTGGAGAGACGCGTTTTTTGGGGGGCAGCCCTGCTGCTTTATTGGGTAGGCATAAGAAAACCCGCAAAAGCGGGTCTGGTTTGAAGCTCAGTTTCTCTAATGCGCTAGCTCATCAAGATGAGCTTGTTCCTACCATTTGCAGGCGGTCCGCAGTGGCTGTATAGCATATTCCAGGCCTGCAATGTTTAAGGAAAAGGTTACTGGCGAGTCATTAAATGGAGTGGCTTGGACAAGTAAGGTGTTGCCACCGTACAGCCTCTTTATGAAAGGTATCGCTGAGTTACCACTCCATAGACCTAAGGCTTTGTTATCGGTCGAGTTTCTAGTTCGCAGGGAGAAGGCCTTCTGCTTGTCTACACGGAACGTGACCTGTCCATAGTTTTGGATATCTGTCATGTGAAGGCCGTCAAAGTTGATATAGGCGACGGTAGTGTTTTCTAGGCAACGCAACACCAGGGTTGGTGTTGCGATACGGTTAAAGCGTCCGGCAACTGGTTCCTGAGCTCTAGTTCTTAGGAGCACTGTGGTGGTGTCATCAATTTTGGATTGGGAAATAGATAGATCCCAATTATCCGGAGTAGAGCCACTATCCGTTAGTTCTTTTGTTGCTTGTTGATCAGCATTGGCCTGTTCACGCGCAGCAAGATTATCGAAGCACTCTAACCGTTTAATGCTATCGGTTAACGCAGAGCATGTAAGAATCTCCTTGTTAAGATCGGCTGCTAGAGACGGCGTCACTAGCAGGGCCGTTGTCAACGTAATTACCCCTCTTTTCACACTCCCTCCTCGGCAATGCAACATGGAAATTGACTTCAGTTTTTGGCTGAGCGGGCAGATTGCATCTGCTCTCTGACTAGTTGGCGAGCATTCTCTATGGCAGAGGCGGTGCCTTCTGTCATCCACTGAGGCCTAGGATGATCACTTTCCCGCAATAGCAGGTCAACCATCGCGCGGGTTGCATCGTCTTGCTGGTTAAACCTTCGTAGTAAGGTTTCCATCTCTGGGTTATCGAGCAGTTCTACCGCGGCGATTTCTCGCGGCCCTTTTCCTTCCGCTAACCACCTGGCACTCACCTTATATAGGTATGCCAATAGAAACACATACCCCGATGTCTGGTAGTGGTCGTTTTCAAGCTCGGATAGCAGCGATTGGCCAATCCCAGTTCGACTAGCCACCTCTTTTTGGCTTAGTCCAATAGCCTTGCGAGCTTCACGTAATCTAGCGCCGAATGTACTCATATCGGTATTCTGATATAAAACAAGATCGGTTTGCCGATTGTTAATTAATCGGTATTCCGATATTATGTGCGGCATGGACTGGAAAAATATCATTCAAAGCCTTCTGTCAGATGGGATGACTCAAGCGCAAATTGCTAAAGCGGTAGGCGTTGCACAGCCCACAATTTCTGGGTTGTTGTCGGGGGCACAACGCGACATGAGATGGGAAAGTGGGAACCGACTCATTTCGTTGTACCGCCAGAACTGCAAATCGGCGCAGAGGAACCCGCTTGATGTTGGTCCACTTGTTTTTGAGGAACCCCACATGCCCAACACCCCTGATCCAAAACCCGACGACCGCATCCCCATCGGTCCCCCTGACTGCATTACGAGAGGGGGCGCACATGTCTAGTTTCCCGCAACGCATCGCAGGACTTGCTGATTCCTGGATGAGGCGTAGCGGGTCTTCACTGAGCCACCGCCACATCCACAGTGCTTTGGATTTTGCAGTTGGAGCTGAGGGTCTCAGTGCTGAGGATCGCATTCTGCGAGCTGCAGCTTGTGATCTTTATGACGCCTTAAGCGCTGCCCCTGAGGGTCGGCAAGCCTTGAGTGATCTCGGTTTTAAGCCACTCCCTGAGAATCGAGAAGGTAAATGATGCGGATGGTTTTAGAACGGTTTCCTTTGCCTTTTTCCACAACGTATCGCTACGGATTTCGTCAGCAAAGTTACAGCCATCCCAAGTAAGGCGTTTTATCGCTGCGTTTGTGGTGCCTTCAAGGTAGTCGGTAATGGTCGCCTCTACGAGACCAGCTTGTTTCATCCATCTGGCGTGTTCAGCAAAAACAGCAGGGTCAATACCTTCCACGCTTTCGAGCCACTTTAGGGGGGGGGCAACTGCTCGGCAGCAAGTGTGATTTTACGAACCAAGTCCATATCTCGCTTCACGGTCAATTCCTTTCAGAAAAGTTTAGTTACTTGCATCTCTAAGCATAGCTGATCGGGATTGACCACCTCAATGAACGGTAACGGCCCCGAGTTCACCCAGGCCATGCAGTTCATTCCAAACGAGCCGGTCGTAGATGCCGGTTATGTGGTCATCGGTAGGACAGTTGAAGACCTGGTACGCCAGCTCAGTAGCCCTATCAATGATTTCAAAGCGGGGGAGTTCATTTTTATCCATCCCCGCATTTTCAGTTTCACGACCGATTTTTTCCATTTGTAGTTCCCACTCCGTATCAATCACTACGCACTTTTCACACTTTTACTGTAGCGATTACCAGGAGGGGGCGAAACGCTGAAATACACAGGAGTTCAGCCCAATGACAAGACGTTTTTCTTCCTTGAACTGGCGGGACGCGCTTTACAGTGCCGTCCGTCAGGCCCCAGGCGGCGTTGGCGCGGCTGCCGTATTTCTCTCTGACCGTCGCGGCCTGTCGATCCATCCCGAGTCCCTGCGCCGGAAACTCACTGGTGGTGAGCAATTGGACATCGACATGGCCTTCTTGCTCACCGAATGGCTGGAAGAGCTGGCCGACTGCCGTGAAAGCGCCCGTGATTGGCTCATCGCAGCGGCTCAGCAGGGCGGATTGCATGTAGTTGATCTCCCACCAGAGCCGGTCGGAGGATTCGACAACGAGGCCAGTGCTCTGAACGAGAAGGCACTGAAAGCTGCCGCTGAGCTCGGCGAAATGTGTAGCGCAATCACAGGCACAACAGCAGACGGTCGTGTGACTCATGAAGAGCGTGAGCGTGTGGTGGCCAAAGCCTTGGACCTGATCCGCCTGTGCTTTCGCATCATCCGCAACGTGACCCGCTGGCACCGTAAGGAGGTCTCAGCATGACCAAGGCACCTTACGGCACTTACTACACCGACCTGTATAAGCTCGGCTGGTTCAACAGCCCCCAGGTATGCAAGGTTCTGAAAGTCGCTTTCGACCAAGAGCCGCATGAGCGCCAGCGGCAGATTAAAGAAAAGCTGTATGCAGAGTTCGGCACCGACAGCCTGGCCAAGGTGAGCCCACAGCACTTTGTGCGCGTTCTGGACGGCATGGGCCTGTTCTTCACGCTGCCAACCTCTTTGAAGGATCAATTGCGATGAAGGCCTTAGAAACACTGACAGCACTGTTCAGCGGCTACCCCATGCCTTTGTGGGCAGCACTGACAGCAACAAGCATTGTCATGGGCGCATCACTGTGGATTGCTTTGGGGAAGATCGATGAAAAAAACTGATCTCCCCCAGCGTACCCAGCTGCAGCGCCGACATGCACTCAAGCGCAGTGCATTCAAGGCAAAGCCAAAGCAAAAGAAGGGCCCCAGCATGCCCATGGTCGTCGCCAAGCTCGTAGGCACCCTTTTCAAGCACCAGCCCAAACTGCCGGCCGTTTTCCGCTCTGAGCAGCACCGTCGCAACGTCGCGGCACTGCCATGCGCCAACTGCGGCCGCTGGCACCGGTCCCAAGCTGCCCACATGAATGGCGTTGAGTTTGGCAAAGGGTTGGGCCTGAAAGTATCTGACGCTTTGATGTTCCCGCTGTGTACCGATAACGCCTGGGGGCGCGGCTGCCACAGCAAGCTCGACCAGGGCGGCATCTACGACAAAGACACCGCAGTGGGTCTGCAGATCGCCTGGCTGCACCAGACACGCGATGAATTGAAACGCTTGGGCCAATGGCCCGAGCAAGCCGACCGCGACGTAGAGACATTCGTGGGGGCGTATTTGAGGAGGCAGGTGACATGCTAAGTGCATCCGACCTGATGCGCACGATAGGGCGTCCAATTGCCTATCACCCCGCCTTGGCCCGAATGGTTGGAGGCGTTAATGCGGCCATCTTCCTGTCTCAGCTTATCTACTGGGATGAACGCATGGAAGACGCCGAGCTGGGCGTGTACAAGACCGCAGAACAATGGGAGGCAGAAACGGGCTTGTCCGCTAAAGAGCAGGCCACAGCGCGTCGTCAGCTCCGTGCCCGTGGTCTTATCACCGAAACCCACAAGCGTATCGAGCACAAGCTGTACTTCAAACTCGACCGAGATGCGTTTGACAGTCTGGTTTCCGAGGCCGTCGAGGGGGCGCAAAACAGTGGAAACCCCGAACGCCAAAACGGCGATTCCCGAAACGCCAAAAGGCAATTCGGGAACAGCGAAAAGGCAATTACCGAAACCCCCAAAGCGGAACTCCCGAACTCCTCAAACGGCAGTTCGTTAATAAAGACAGAGATTACTACAGAGACTACAGAAGAAAAAAATACCAAAAAAGAAAGTTCGCCAGCCTTCAGCTTCGAGCACTGGCCTGTGAATCCTTCGCCAGAAGTCTGGGCCGATTACCTGCAGCACCGCAAAGCGATCAAAGCGCCGTTGACCCAGACTGCTGCAAACCGCTTGGGGGCGGAAGCGCATAAAGCCCAGGCTGCAGGGTTCAGTGTTGATGACTTCCTGGCCGAGTGCATGCTGCGTGGCTGGCGGGGAGGGAAAGCCGACTGGCTAACGCGGGGGATGTCGCAGGACCAGCAAGGGGGCGGGCAAGCGGCTCGGGGTGGAAAGTTTGACCCGAATGCGTTTCTGGAGCAGCGACGCAAAGATCGGATGAAGGGATGCCAAGGAGGTGGTGATGTTGTCGACGTTTGAGCGTGAAAGTGCCTGGCTCAAGCCAGTGCCCAAGCTGGATGGCAAAACGCTGATGGAGCACCTGTACGCTCGGATGGACGGCCTGTACCCCGGCAAGTGGAAATCCAATTTTGTGGGCGAGGCAGCCATGTCGAACTGGGAGCAGGCGTGGGCTGAAGCATTCGATGAGGAAGACATTGTGCCGGTGGATGTTGCTTTGGGGATCCAGAACAGCCGACGCATGTACGACTGGCCACCAAGCCTGACCGAGTTCTTGCGAGCCTGCCGTCCCTACCTGGAGCCGGACGTAGCGTTTTTTGAAGCAGTGCGGGGTATGCAAGCGCGAGAGCGTGGTGAGCGTGGCGAGTGGTCACACCCTGCGATCTTTCACGCCGCTGCAATTGTTGGCCGGTTTGATCTGCTCAACCAAGCCTACCAGCAGATGGAAGGGCGCTGGAAGAAAGCGCTTCATGCCCAACTGGCCCTGGGGGCGTGGCCCGACATTCCCGACCCAGCGCCAGCACTGCCAGCGCCATCAAGCGCGGCGCAGACTGAGCAGGGGACCAAGGCTATGCGTGAAATGGCTCAGCGAGCAATCAGCCGGAAAGGGAAGGATCACAAGGCGTGGGCAAAGGGAATCGTGGCTAATCCCAAGGGGCGGTCTCCCGCAATCGTTCGTATGGCCCAAGCAGCAGTAGGGGAGGCCGCATGACCGAAGCGACCGCATTAACTCTGGTGCTGCCTTGGCCTGATATGCGTTTGATGCCCAATCGCAAGAATGGCCGGCACTGGGGCGGCGTCCAGTCGGCCAAGGAGCAGGCAAGACGTGATGGGCGTGTGGCGGCAACCGTTGAGCTGGGGCGACGTCGCTTTATCGGTGGGGAGCGCATCCCAGTGAAAGTGACTTTCATGTCGCCGGATCGCAGAGGGCGAGACCTGGACAACCTGTTGGCCTGCATCAAGCCGCAGATCGACGGTATCGCCAAAGCTCTGGGAGTGGATGACAAACGGTTTCGACCGCTGATTGTGGATGATGGACTGGACCCAGCCAAGCGCGGGTATCTGAAGATTGAAGTGGGGGATGTATGAAGACGAGGCTTGAGATCCTGCTGGGTGAGTGGGGATGTTGGAAGCGAGGGGAAAATCGGTCAGCCCTCGGGTTGCCGTCTCAGTCAGCATTTCAGAATATGCGTGTTGATGGGATGTGCGCACCAGAAGCTGAGGCGCTGCTTGTGGATGATGAGTTGCGGCGTTTGGATGGCTGGATTGACACACTCTATCCAGACGCCAAGGCTGTAGTGATTGCGCAGTATGTATGGCCGGGGCTGGTAAAGCAAAAGATAGATCGTCTCGGGCTCTCACGGCCAACCTATTACTTCCGGCTAGAGTTTGCAATGAAGCAGCTTGACCACCTCATGTATGGCGTACCAACTAAAGTGTCTAGACAGGTTGCCCAAGCGTCTAGATGAAATCATACTGTTTCCCGTAGGCTGGATATTGCTCAGCCTGAAGATTGAAGAACCAAGCCCTGCCGGAAACGGTGGGGCTTTTTGTTTGGGGCAAGGTGAGCGGCGTGAACGGTAAACCGGTGAGAGTCCCCAGTTGGCGGTCAGACCGGCGTACCGCTGCTGAGCGTGGTTATGGCAGTAGGTGGCGTAAGGCACGGGAAGCATTCCTGCGCGACTATCCGCTATGTCAGTACTGCAAGGAAGACGGAAAGGTCGAGCCTGCCACTGTGGTGAACCACATTAAACCTCACAGAGGCGACCAGGGGCTGTTCTGGGATCGAGCCAACTGGCAGGCGGTATGTAAGCTGCATCATGACAGCACCATTGCCAGGGAAGAGGCGAGAGGAACCAGAGTTGGCGGCGATGAGTCTGGCCAGCCTTTGGACCGAGGGTCGCACTGGTATCGATAGGGGGGGGCGGGTCAAAAGTCTAGTGCAAATCCGGAGGAGACCGCGCCCCCAGTCTCGCTTTATCGCTAACTCACTTTTTCTCCCGCGCGCGCGCGAGCTGCAGCCATGACACGACGACAACGCGTTGATACCGTGAAAGGCGCCGTGACCACCATGGCCGGCGCAGTAAATGAAATTGAAGTTCCCGAGCATGTGCTGGTGCCTGAGGCAGCCATGAAGTTTTGGCGTTCCATTACAAAGGCTCGTGCCGCCGACCGCTGGAACGATTCTGATCTGGAAGTGGCTGCCGAGCTGGCTCGTACAAAGGCCAGCATTGAGCGACTGAATATCGACCTAGCCGAGGAGGGCGACGTAATCACCAATGAACGCGGCACTCCTATCGTGAATCCAAAACACAGTTTGCTTGAGACGTTGACTCGACGAATGGTCGCGCTGTCTCGCATGCTGCAGGTCCACGCTGAGGCTACGCAAGGAAAGAGCCGCGAACAAGTTAAAGGCAACCGGGCGCAGGCAGAGGCGGCCACTGCTGCAGAGAAAGTACAAGGCGGCCTGATTCCTGGATTACGCGTGGTGTCGTGAAAGTAGATCCGATTAAATGTGGACCACGACCCCGGGTGCGCAAGTGGCGCAAGCTGCCGCTCGAAAAGCTCACACGAGCAGAGCGCAACATGCTATTCGTGGAGACCTATTGTCGTGTGCCTGAGGGGGCCTTGGCAGGGCAAAAAATCCAGCTGGCGGGATTTCAGGAGCGCTTCTTCTATGCGCTCTACGACAACCCGCACGGAACCCGTCGCGCTTACCTTTCAATTGCCCGCAAGAACTCCAAGACTGCAACCATTGCCACGATTCTGCTGGTTCATCTAGTGGGTCCTGAGGCACAACTCAATGCGCATATTCAGAGCGGCGCGATGTCCCGTGAGCAGGCCGGGCAGGTTTACAAGTACGCCTCCAAAATTGTGCAGCTCTCGCCAGAGCTTTCGGGAATCGTTCGGATTGTCCCCAGCGGCAAGAAGTTGATCGGCCTACCGATGAATGTGGAATATGCGGCATCTTCGGCGGAGGCGAAAACAGCGCATGGCGGCTCCCCCATCCTGGCCATTTTGGATGAAACCGGCCAAGTAAAGGGGCCGCAGAATGATTTTGTGGATGCCATCGTGACCAGCCAGGGCGCGTACGAGAATCCGTTGCTGATCGTCATCAGCACTCAGGCGGCGACGGATGCCGATTTGCTCTCGCTGTGGTTGGATGATGCGGAGAAATCTCAA encodes:
- a CDS encoding HNH endonuclease yields the protein MRVPSWRSDRRTAAERGYGSRWRKAREAFLRDYPLCQYCKEDGKVEPATVVNHIKPHRGDQGLFWDRANWQAVCKLHHDSTIAREEARGTRVGGDESGQPLDRGSHWYR
- a CDS encoding endonuclease encodes the protein MTEATALTLVLPWPDMRLMPNRKNGRHWGGVQSAKEQARRDGRVAATVELGRRRFIGGERIPVKVTFMSPDRRGRDLDNLLACIKPQIDGIAKALGVDDKRFRPLIVDDGLDPAKRGYLKIEVGDV
- a CDS encoding TerS protein is translated as MTRRQRVDTVKGAVTTMAGAVNEIEVPEHVLVPEAAMKFWRSITKARAADRWNDSDLEVAAELARTKASIERLNIDLAEEGDVITNERGTPIVNPKHSLLETLTRRMVALSRMLQVHAEATQGKSREQVKGNRAQAEAATAAEKVQGGLIPGLRVVS
- a CDS encoding helix-turn-helix domain-containing protein; this translates as MSTFGARLREARKAIGLSQKEVASRTGIGQSLLSELENDHYQTSGYVFLLAYLYKVSARWLAEGKGPREIAAVELLDNPEMETLLRRFNQQDDATRAMVDLLLRESDHPRPQWMTEGTASAIENARQLVREQMQSARSAKN
- a CDS encoding phage regulatory CII family protein; protein product: MTRRFSSLNWRDALYSAVRQAPGGVGAAAVFLSDRRGLSIHPESLRRKLTGGEQLDIDMAFLLTEWLEELADCRESARDWLIAAAQQGGLHVVDLPPEPVGGFDNEASALNEKALKAAAELGEMCSAITGTTADGRVTHEERERVVAKALDLIRLCFRIIRNVTRWHRKEVSA
- a CDS encoding type VI secretion system-associated protein TagO, with the protein product MTTALLVTPSLAADLNKEILTCSALTDSIKRLECFDNLAAREQANADQQATKELTDSGSTPDNWDLSISQSKIDDTTTVLLRTRAQEPVAGRFNRIATPTLVLRCLENTTVAYINFDGLHMTDIQNYGQVTFRVDKQKAFSLRTRNSTDNKALGLWSGNSAIPFIKRLYGGNTLLVQATPFNDSPVTFSLNIAGLEYAIQPLRTACKW
- a CDS encoding DUF2513 domain-containing protein; the encoded protein is MEGIDPAVFAEHARWMKQAGLVEATITDYLEGTTNAAIKRLTWDGCNFADEIRSDTLWKKAKETVLKPSASFTFSILREWLKTEITQGLPTLRGSA